In Pyrodictium occultum, the genomic window ATCCTCATGCGCTCAATTCTCTTCTCGTCTATATCGAAAGCGTATATCCTGCCCCGGTTCCTCATAAGCTCGGCCATGTGGCTCGTCTTGCCCCCGGGTGCCGCGGCCAGGTCGACCACAGTCATCCCGGGCTTAGGGTCTAGGATGAGCGAGGCTGCCGCGCTAGCCTCCTCCTGGATCACTATCTTCCCCTCCCTGTAGAGCCTGCTGCGGTCGAAGTCGTAGGGCCCCTTGAACTTCACCACGACGGGTACGCGCTCGCTTACAATGGGGTCCTTGCCCTCCCTCCTAAGCTCCTCCACAACCTCCTCCACGGTGGCCTTCAGAGTGTTGACCCTGACGCTTATCAACGGCTTCTCGTTCAACGCCTTGAACAGCTCCTCGGCCTCCCCGGGGCCCAGCAGCTGCCTCATCCTCCTTATGAACCAGGCTGGGAGGAGGTAGAGCCACTCCAGCGCCTCCTCGACGCTGCGCGGCCGCGGCCGGTACTCGGCGAGGCGGTCGACAAGCCTCCAGTAGTACATGCCTACGTACGGGTGGGTCTTGGCGGAGAGGAAGTCCGCCACGCTCCACTTGAGCCTGTTCAGCGTAGCCTTATCGGGCTGGTGGAAGAGCACTATGTCGGCGGCGACGCGGAGCGCTGCACGGAGCCACGGGTCGAGGATGAGCGGCGACTCCACCCCGGTCAGCTCGGCGGCCACACGGTCCAAGAGCCCAATCCTCTTCATGGTATCATAGAATAGTGATGTGAGCAGCCTGTCCAGCCCGGTCCCGAGTATCCCGTGCCTCCGGAACACGATACGCTTGGCATGCTGGCTTGGCTTGAACTCCTCCGCCGCCTTAACCGTCTCGACTAGTATCCGGAGGCCCTTGGCCGGCACCGCCAGCTTCGGCTTCCCCCTCCTCTCGGCCTCCACAGCCTCCCATACACGCTTGGCAAGCCCCTCCAGCGCCCCGCCAGCGCTCTCCAAGGCCCTCACCCTCCACCACTACCCCCTGGCCCCCCGGCTCAGCGTACCCTCGGCGTCTGCCAGCTATTCTATCAAGCTAGCGCGGCCCCATGACGGCGCAGCATCCGAGCAAACACAGGTTAAAAAGAATGGGAACACATTTAAACTACAGTACCCGGTAATTGAGGGAAATACTTGGTGGGGGTCTTGGCGCATCTTCTAGAGAACGTTGAGGCCGTGGCCCGCGGCCTCTCAGTCATGTGCAACAGGATCCTGGTTGAGAGTCTCCCGGCGGAGGCGGAGAACCTGCTAGGAGAGCAGGGATTCCTTTCTTGTAGCCAGGCTGCTCGAGCGCGGCGCTCGCGAGGGCTTCACAGCCTTCATGAAGGAGCTGGGCGTGAAGCCGGGCAGCATAGACGCCGACAGAATACTCGAGATATTCGTGAGGCCTGGGGGCCGGGAGCAGCGCCACCCCTACCAGGTGTTCACAAGCCTCAGCTGCAGCAGGGACCGCTGCATCCTGGAGGCCAGGGGCTGCCCCTACGCCGAGGAGGCTAGGAAGCATCCCAGCACAATGGCGGTGATCGTGGGCACTGTGGCCGGGGTGCTCGAGGCCCTCGGCTACCGTGTACGCTGGCTCGCGACGCCTTCAGCCCGGAGGCACGCCTGCTGGGAGAACCCTCCAGACCTCCTAGTCTACATGGAGCCCGTGGAGCCGCCGGCCTGCAGGCTCATAGTCGAGAAGAACCCCTGCAGCTAGCCCGTCTACAACATCGGATACTAGGATCCGACAGAATACTATAATTCATCCCATTACTCTCCCACCTTCCCCCAGGATCTAGACACCCAGTCATCCACCCTCCACTCTTCCCTCAACCTAGCCTTGATCCTGAGCACCGCGTTGGTGACTGGTGGGTGGCTGGGGAGGGAGCGTTGGGCCAGGTGGAGGAGCGGGCCGCCGGATGGCTGCCGAGCCCGGAGGACCGGCGCGTGAAGGACGCCGTAATACGCAGCCTCCTGGCAATGCTTGAAAGGCTTGTGCTAGAAGACCTCCCCGGAGTAATAGGTAACATGGTCGGCGAGAGGCAGGGCGTGGCACTAGTTGGGCGGATGCTGCAGAACAGCAGCAGGCACGGCTTCCAGGAGTTCGTGAAGAGCCTGGGCCTCGAGCCCACCGGGGTAAGGATCGAACACTGGCTCAGCGTGTTCCTCGAGCCGGAGGGCGGGAACCTCCTCCACCCCTTCCAGGTATTCAGGAGCGTCGAGTGCGATTGGGACCAGTGTATGCTGCTCCTCTCTGAGGGCGAGCGCGCGGAGAGGATGGCAGGCTCCCTGACGCTCAGGGCAGCCCTTCTCGCGGCGATCGCGGGCGCCCTGGAGGCCCTCGGCCGCCGTGCCCAGTGGCTGGCGGACCCCTCTATGAAGAAGTACCTCTGCTCCCGCGTAAAGCCGGAGGTCGTGGTCTACTTCCGGGAGGATCCCAGGGGCGGCCGGCACTACGTTGTAGTGGAGAAAATGAAGTGCGGCAGCGGCTAGGGGCAGGCCCCCGCTCTGCTGGAGGGGTATCGGGGCTCCAAGGGCCCCGGAGCAGGCTGCTTGGGCGGGCCGTCAGCCCTCTAGCGGCTCTATGGGCTTCTCCACCCTCTCCAGCATAGCATACACGGTGTCCGCATCCACGCGTATCCCCAGTCTCTCCGCCTCCTCCGCTATCACCCTGGATGCCTCGCGCAGCGCCGCCTCCACGTCGCCCCTCTCCACGGCCCTCCTGAAGCCAGGGTCCTCCTCCACCCGGTAGTAGATCGGGACGCGGTCCTTGGCCCGCGGGATGAGTGTTTTAAGCACCGGCTTGACCCTCCACATCGCCTCGTAGAGGGCTTGGAGCCGCGCGTCGCTCTCCAGGCAGTCCCTTATCCTGTCCCTGGCGTGCCGCGCCGCCACCCCGGTGCGGCCCTCAGTTGTGACCGCGACGCGGAGCCCTCCTCCGTAGAGGTCCAGGGTATAGGGCACCACGATCTCCGTCCTCGCCGCGTCGGTAGCGTCGTTCACCCAGCGCCTTAGGCTCCTGGCCAGCCTCCACACAGTCTCGTTCACGCGGGGGTTGTCGGTGGCCACCACGACTATGTCGGCCCACTCCACGTGGCCGCGAAGCCCCTCGGCATCGGATGCATCCATCCTAATAAGCTCCAGGCCCGGGTCGCTCCTGGCGCGGTCCTCGAGCTCGCCGCTAAACTGGAGCCCCACTACCCTCACTATGGCGCCCGCCCTGCGGAACCAGAGAGCCCTCCTGGTCCCGACGCCGCCGCCCCCGACGACTAGGACGCGGCGGCCGCTCATCTCGACCCATAGAGGGACGCGCAACCCGGCCCCTCAACCCCCTCCCCGGAGGGGGTTCTGCAAGCCCCCTAGAAACCTGGGGCAGGGCCGCGCCACGGGGCCTGCGTGCTGGGCAGCGATCTTGCCGCCGGTTCAACAAACTGTTTATCGGCGGGAGCCGGGCCCGAGCCCCCTTTCGGACCCGGGAGGGGATGTGGAGTGAAGCGAGGAGAGGGGTCCCGGCTTGGGGGCGCTGCGGGGCCTCGCGGACCCCACAGCATCCCCCAGCGCGGCCGGCTTAACTTCCGGGTTCGACATGAGTCCGGGTGTTGCCCGGCCGCTATGGCCGGGCCCCTGGGGGGCTTCGCGCGGGCGTGGCCGTATTCATTCTTACGGCTTGCCAGGGAGTTCAGACATATTTTTAATTGGATGCCGTTTCTAATTCTAACTAGGTAATACTCCGGGGATGGATGTGGGCGCCACAGGGGTGCTGGACGAGGAGGCCCGTAGGCTTGCCGAGAGGTTCTGCCGGGAGGAGATAACGGTCCACCATATCTACAGGTGGCTTGCCGAGAGGGACCTGGAGAGGAGGCAGCAGCTGCTGAGGCTGGCGGAGCAGGAGAGGAGACACTACATGTTCTGGAGCAGTATTCTGGGCCACGGGTGCAAGCCTTCTCGGGCCTCGCTGGGGTGGATCACTCTGGTCTACAGGATTCTCGGCCCCTCGTTCATGATTAGGCTGCTCGAGCGCGGCGAGAAGTCTACGATAGAGCATTACCGCCGTTTTGCGAACCGGTTGAGGGGCGAGGCTAGGGAGATTCTGGAGCAGATTATAAGGGAGGAAGAGGAGCATGAGAAGACCCTGTTGAGCGGCATAGAGGACCTGAGGGTGAAGTATATGGGCTATATAGCCCTGGGCCTCGCCGATGCTATTGTGGAGATCACCGGCGTGCACGCCGGCTTCCTGGGCGCGACCGCTAGCACGCTGATGGCGGGCATTGCGGGCCTCGTGGTAGGGTTCTCGGCGGCCCTCTCCATGGCGGGGGCGGCGTACCTGCAGGCGAAGCACGGCGGGGAGGAGAGGCCCTCGGCCAGCGCTCTCGTGACAGGGCTATCCTACATATTCTCGGTGGTGCTCCTGGCGCTCCCCTACTTCCTGACAGCCAGCATGGCCCTGGCGTTCGCGGCCTCGCTGGCGATGGCTATGCTGCTGAGCGGCGGCTTCACCTACTACAGCGCGGTGGTTGAGGATAAGCCGTTCCTCCGCGAGTTTGTCGAGAGCGCCGGCCTGCTGCTGGCAACCGCGCTAGGGAGCTACGCGTTCGGCGACGCGCTGGGCAGGCTCGCCGGCGTGCATGTTAGCGGCTAGAGGCGCTCAGCCCGAGGCTGGGGCATGGTTTTGGGCGGCCGGGAGCCTAGGCTCGATGAGAGGGAGCTGGGCAAGACCATCGAGATACTCTACAACGCGTTCCAGTCCCTTGAGGCCGTGGGGGGAAGCCTCTCCCCCTACGTGCCAACTCAGGAGTACATGGTGGAGCCTCTTCTCCGCATCCTGCACGCCATGGCTGTGGGGAGGCTCCGGGCCCGGGGCCTGGAGCGGCAGCCCATCTACTACGAGCCGGGTTGCGGCGCCGGCGGGGTGGCGTCCAAGGCGGCTGAGATGGGGTTCTACACGGTGTGCCTCGAGCTGGACGAGTACCTCGCGGCGGATGCTGCCAGGAGGCTCCGGGGCCTCCTGGCGGACACCGTGGTGGGCGACCTGTCGGTGTTTAGGCCCCGGAGGGTGGATGCCGTCTACGCCTACCTCCTCCCCAGGGCGGTGCAGAGGCTCCTCGACACGCTCCGGGGGCTCCACGCGCCCCTCCTAAGCCTCGACTACCCCGCGGAGGGGGACAGGGGCTCGCTCCACGCGGCCAGGCTGGAGGTGAGGTCCAGGAGCGTCTACGTATACGAGCTCTAGCACGGGCTCTAGCCCAGGCTCCCGCGGGCCGGCCTGTAGCGCTGCCAGAGTACGGAGAGTATCCTCTCCCGGTTCGGCTCCAGGTCAAGCCGCGTGAAGACCATGTCGCGGCCGTAGCCGATCACGCGGCCGCCCAGCTTGTCCACCATTATCCTCCTCATGGGTATGTTGCCTGGATCGAAGTAGGCCTCGAGGGCCTTGTAGCCGTTCTCCAGGAGGCAGAGTGCCACAAGCGCGGTCATCGTCGTGCCCAGGCCCCTGCCCTGGAGATCGTCCCTGACCACTATCCCCAGCTCAGCCACCCCGTGTATACCGGTGTCGTAGGCCTCGGCGCTCGCCGCCGCCTCGCCCCCCTGGAGCCCCAGTAGGATTAGGCGGGCGTTCTCCAGGATCTCCCTCACCACTGTGTCCCAGCACTTGATCGGGCGGAGGAAGCGGAGCAGCACAGTCTCGGGCCCCAGTCTGGTGAAGAGGCCTAGGAGGAGCCTGCGCGCCTCCCTGGGCTCGGGCTCGGTGATCTCGACGCTGCTCCCGTCCTTCAGCGCAGCCGCCCCGGGTAGGCTGCTGCACCCGGCGGGCCGTCGGCCTGACAAGGGGTCCTCTGCTCCTCCAACCCGGGGGTACTGGGATCGGCTGAATTAAGCCCAGCGTCCAGCCCCGGGCCTCAGCGCCCCCTCTGCACGGGGGCGTGGGCGTAGAGGCTGAGGCCGAGCGGCCTGCTCCTCGCAGCCACGGGTGCTAGTGCCGCCCCCAGCTCCTCGAGCCAGGAGGAGAGCCTCTCCCCTGAAACCACTAGGTCAGCGGCCACCGCCTCCCCCTCCCCGCCCCTGCAGAAGAGCCTCCCGTCGGCGCAGGGCTCGACGCCTAGGGCCTCGACCGGGTAGCTTGCGAGCGGCTGCGCCGGTGGGGGCGCGGCCGGGGGGATGAGGAGCAGGAGCCTGACCCACCTCTCCACCCGGCTGGTGGCCGGGGCCTCCACCACGTGCGCCTCCACGGGGAACACTAGGTCGCCGTGGACAGCCTCCAGCGAGGCCCTCCGGGCGCCCACCAGGCTCCAGAGCCTGGAGTCCAGCTGCCGTAGCCCGGGCGCGTCGTGGTAGTAGATCTCCGCCTCCACCCGGCCGCCGCGGCACCTCGAGAGGAGGAGCAGGTCGCCGGCTCTCGCCAGGCAGGCGCCCCTCAGCCCCACCCTCCCGGCGAACACCGCGCCGGCCATGAGCCCGTGGAGCCTGCCCCCGTAGGCGAGGTCGCCGGCCGCGGCGTAGGGCACCCACCGCCGGAGCCCAGCCCCTGCCCCCACGGCCTCGGGACCCTCCGGGAGGCGGCGCGGCCCTCCGCGAGGCTAAATCCATAGAGCCCGTCGGCGGAGCCCTTATCCCTGGTGATTCCGCGTCCCGAGGGGTGGAGGAGCCACGTGTTGCACCCGCCCCGCCGGCTGCTGGCGGCCGCGCTGCTAGCCCTCCTGGCGGCGAGCCTCCCCGTCGCCCTCCATAGGGCACTGGCCGGGGATGCGGGGAACCTGGCCCGGCAGCTACGCGAGATCCTCGAGCAGCTCCGCAGCTCAGCCACCAGCTACGGGGAGGCGGCCAAGATCTACCAGGGTGTCGCCGGCTGCGCCCAGCCCCCGGTCTCCCAGGCCGCGGCGGCCGCCGCGGAGGCCCTCCTGGAGGCCAACGCCACGGGCTCCCCGGGCCCCGGTCTGGAGCAGGCGCTGAGAGCCTACCTCGACGCGGTGGCTGAGAGCCCCGGTGCGGTCGAGCACTGCAGCTCCAGCATGGTGTACCGCAGCCTCCTCCTCGCCCTCTCCACCCCGACCTCTCTCGGCCTTATACCCCCGGGCAACGCCACTGGCTTGCCTGCCGAGGCCGCCTCCAGGCTCGCCAGCAGCGTGGTCTACGCCGCCACGGGAAGCAGGAGCCTGGCCGCGGAGGCGGCGCGGCTGGCCCGGGAGGACCCATACGCGGGCCTCCTCCTCGCGGGGCTCGCGGGCACCCCGGACCCGGGCTACTGGGCCACGGTGAACGCTAAGGCCGGCGCCAGGGGGCTCTGCCTCATCTACGCCCTCGCCTCCACCGACGCGGTGCCTAGCACCGCAGCCCGCAGCGCCCTCGCCGCAGCGGCGGGTAGAGGCTACGCCAGGGGCCCCGGCGCGGTGTTGGACCTCGCTGCCGGCGCGCTCCGCCGCGGCGACGTGTTCTGCTATGCTGCGCTCACGAGCCTCCTCGACGCCGCCTACAGGGGCTACGTCGAGAGGATCCTTCCCCTCTACCGGCTCCCCGCCCTCCCCGCCGGCTACACCCCGCCCCTGGCGCTCTCCAACGCCTCCAGGATAGGGGGCGTGGACGGTCTACGCCTACTGGCAGCCTCGATCCGGGAGGGTATAACCCCCTCCCTGGCCAGGATGGACGGGGAAATAGTCCTCAGCCCTGCCGCCTCCGCCGCGCTGGTGCGCGCGGAGAGGCTCCGGGCGCCAGCGGCCCCCGGCTCCACCGGCTACTGCCTCGTCTACCAGGCGCTTGTCAAGAGCCTCCTCGGGCCCGGCGCGGCTGAGACGCAGCAGGGGTGGAGCATGGCCGCCTCCGCCGCGGCCCTATGCTACGCCGAGACGGGCTCCCTGGAGCCAGTGGAGTTGCTACTGGTCCTCCAGCCCTTCGCCGAGATAGACCCCTGGATTCTAGCCGAGGCAGCACGGCTCCACGGGGCCAGCGGCCCTGTCAGGGGCTACGCTGAGAGGCTCGCCAGCCTCCTCTGGAGCGGCAGGCTCTCCGAGGCAGAGGCCCTCAACCCGCCCTCCGGCAGGGAGGCGGAGCTGCTCCACGTCCTCGTGTCCGCGGGGCTCGAGGCGGTGCGGGAGGGCCTCAACCCACTGCTGGTGAACGCGAGCGGCATGGAGGCGGAGAGGCTCCTCAGGGCAGCGGGCGTGGACTCGCCCAGGGACGCCCTGCTCGCCTCCCTGGACCCGGCCAGGGTGGTGGAGGACATCGTGGGGGACAACGCTACTCCCCCTCTCGTGCGCCTCGGCCTCTTCGCTCGCGCCGCAGCGGCACGCCCCACTGGCGGGGGCTATGTCATCGACTACGCGGTGGCCCGCACCGTATCCTGGCTGGTGGTGCACATGTACCCCTGGCTGCGCGGCGGCGAGAAGCCGCCAGCGCCGGGCCAGCCCCCGGAGCCGGGCACCATGCTCTACTGGGCCCTCGGCTACTCAACCACCCTGGAGCCCCCCGCGGCCTCCACGGCGGCCGGGGAGGAGCCCGGCAAGCCCCGGGAGACGGGGCAGGGCCTGCAGCCAGCGGGGGCGGGGGGCAATGCCACCGGCCAGGGCCTCGCCGACCGCCTCGAGAAGCTCGCCGAGAAGGTGGAGGAGAGCAACGCCACCGGCCAGGCCAAGGCGGTGGCGGAGCTGCTACGGCGGATCTCCCAGGGCCTCCGCAGCGGCGACTACGCCGAGGCTGCAGCGGCGAGCAGGGCTCTCCGCGACATACTCGCCAGCGAGCCGCCGGCCGGCCTGCTGGCGGCGCTGGCCAGGGAGGGGGTGAGCCCAGGGGAGGCTGCATCAACCCTAGCCGAGGCGGCCAGCATCAGGATCGGCAACGGCTACACAGTAGACCTGGCCGACGCCGCCAGGCTGGCCGAGAAGCTGCTCGATGCCTATAAGGACCAGAGCCGGGCGGTCCTGCGCAGCATTCTGGAGTCGGTGTCGGCAGCCAACCGTAAGCGGGCCAGCGCCGCCAGCAGCCGGAGCAGGGGCTCCAGCGGCGCCGGCGCCGCTACAGGAGGCCAGCCGGCCAGGGTGCTCGAGGTCCACGGCCTCGGGGACCTTGTCTCGCTCCTCTACCAGGCGCTCGCGGGCGGCAACCTCTCCTCCCAGCCTGCCGGCGGGCCGCCGGTAGCCCTCAGGCTCGGCGGCAACACTTCCCGGAAGGAGGGGCGGGAGCCCGGGGCGCAGCCGCTGCAGCCGCCGCGGCCACCGGCGCCGAGGCTGCCCAGGGCCCGGCTCCCGGGCTGGCCCCTGGCCCTTGCAGCCGGCATGGCTGCCGCAGCTCTCCTAGTGGCGCTCCTGGTCCTCCGGGGCAGGGAGATAGAGGCTATGGTGGCTAGGGCGCGGCTCGTGGCCGCCGAGCGCAGGCTCGCGGGCCGGGCTCCTGGGCCCGAGGGGGCCCGGGGCCTCGTGGTGGAGGCGTTCAGCAGGCTCCTCCACCTCTACGAGGCAGTCTACGGCGCCAGGAGGCCTAGCGAGACCCACCGGGAGTACGGCGGGAGGCTCCCGGAGGCTGAGAGGAGCCGCTACAACCCCGCGGCCGCCGTATACGAGAAGGCCAGGTTCAGCAGCAAGCCGGTGACGGGGGAGGACGTGGAGAGGCTCCGGCGCGCCGTGGAGGAGGCGAGGAGGGGCCTGGGCGGCGCGGGCCGCCGCCTGGCCTCAAGGCTCTCGAGGCTACTGGGTGGAGGGCGGTGATAGGGTTCAGGGCGTTCCTGGCGGGCCTGGCCCTTGTGGCGCTTGTAGCGGCGATACTCGCCGCCCCCAAGGCCGTTAAGCTGGGCTCCCTGCTCCTCCCCCGCCAGGGCTCCCCGCTCGACAAGGGGCCCCAGGGCCACAGCCTGCTCGCGGAGGCCCTCTCCCGCAGCGGGCTCCCCGTCTACTACGCCGCCGCCCCGCCGGGGGGATGGAACGGCTCCAGCATAGTCTACCTTGTCGCTGGGCCCACGGAGTGCAACGCGAGCATAATGAGTGGCCTTGCGGGGCTTGTCCAGGGCCTCGCCTCCCAGGGCTACCGGGTGGGAGTAGTAGTGGCTGATGAGAGCGGCTGCGCTAGCAGCCTGCTGGAGGCTCTCGGTGCTCCCCCGCTGCGCCTCCAGCCGGGGTCCCTGAGCGGCCCTGCTATAGCCCTCTACCGGGGCGGGAAGCCCATCCTCTACGCCATGAGCACGGTTGCCCTGGTGAGCCCCGGCGAGGGCTGGAGGACGCTGGCAGCCACGCTATACCCGCCGGGGCTCCCGGCGGCGCTCGAGTGGCGGGGCCGGGTGGACGTGGTCTATATACCCGACAGCCATGTGTTCAGCAACAGGGTGCTGGGCGCCGCCAACGAGACCGGGCTGGGCAACTCGGAGCTGGCGGCGGTGCTTGCCGAGAGGCTCGGCGGCGAGCCCCTGGTGCTGATCCCGCCCATGGTTTACAGGCCTGTAAACGCCTCGGTGCCCCTGGTGGTGTACCTCCAGCCCGGCCTGATCGCATCCATCCTCGTGGAGTGGCTCGCCGAGCTGGAGAAGAGCGCGCTGGCACCACTCCTCTCCAACCCCCTGGGCGTGGTGCTGCTAGCCACCGCGCTCTCGTCCCTCCTCTATCTCGCCCTCGTCCAGGCCTCGGGCGGCCGGTGGGCCTCCGAGAAGCCCCCCAGGCAGCCCAGGCCCCCTGTGGCGGTAGGCTCCAGCCCCCTCCTCCAACGGATAGCCTCCGGCGATCTAACGAGGCGTGAGGCAGCCCAGGCCCTGGAGGCTCTCTACCTGCTCCTGGACGAGGCCCTCCGCCGCCTCGGCGGGGGTGTTAGAGAGGCCCTCGGCGACCCCGCCCTCCTCGAGGAGGCGGCCCGCTCCCTGGGGCTCGGGCAGGGCGAGCTGCGTGAGCTGCTGGCGGAGCTTGAGAGGCTCCACAGGCTCGCGGGGAGCAGGCTCCTCAGCCGCCTCGTGCCATGGAGGCGTAGACTATACTACTTGCTGGAGCGGCTGGGCCCCCTACTCGAGGCCA contains:
- a CDS encoding RsmB/NOP family class I SAM-dependent RNA methyltransferase; its protein translation is MEAERRGKPKLAVPAKGLRILVETVKAAEEFKPSQHAKRIVFRRHGILGTGLDRLLTSLFYDTMKRIGLLDRVAAELTGVESPLILDPWLRAALRVAADIVLFHQPDKATLNRLKWSVADFLSAKTHPYVGMYYWRLVDRLAEYRPRPRSVEEALEWLYLLPAWFIRRMRQLLGPGEAEELFKALNEKPLISVRVNTLKATVEEVVEELRREGKDPIVSERVPVVVKFKGPYDFDRSRLYREGKIVIQEEASAAASLILDPKPGMTVVDLAAAPGGKTSHMAELMRNRGRIYAFDIDEKRIERMRMILRRMGITIVKIFRMDARKAPRVLGGEVADRVLLDAPCTSTGTIAKNPELRWRIREEGLGEIVKLQREMLEAAARLVKPGGRLLYTTCSLLPEENEENIRWFLERHQEFRLVPLQGPYDPSPLLPGTMRAWPHRHGTIGFFYALLERIRSR
- a CDS encoding precorrin-2 dehydrogenase/sirohydrochlorin ferrochelatase family protein: MRVPLWVEMSGRRVLVVGGGGVGTRRALWFRRAGAIVRVVGLQFSGELEDRARSDPGLELIRMDASDAEGLRGHVEWADIVVVATDNPRVNETVWRLARSLRRWVNDATDAARTEIVVPYTLDLYGGGLRVAVTTEGRTGVAARHARDRIRDCLESDARLQALYEAMWRVKPVLKTLIPRAKDRVPIYYRVEEDPGFRRAVERGDVEAALREASRVIAEEAERLGIRVDADTVYAMLERVEKPIEPLEG
- a CDS encoding VIT1/CCC1 transporter family protein, whose amino-acid sequence is MDVGATGVLDEEARRLAERFCREEITVHHIYRWLAERDLERRQQLLRLAEQERRHYMFWSSILGHGCKPSRASLGWITLVYRILGPSFMIRLLERGEKSTIEHYRRFANRLRGEAREILEQIIREEEEHEKTLLSGIEDLRVKYMGYIALGLADAIVEITGVHAGFLGATASTLMAGIAGLVVGFSAALSMAGAAYLQAKHGGEERPSASALVTGLSYIFSVVLLALPYFLTASMALAFAASLAMAMLLSGGFTYYSAVVEDKPFLREFVESAGLLLATALGSYAFGDALGRLAGVHVSG
- a CDS encoding GNAT family N-acetyltransferase, with product MSGRRPAGCSSLPGAAALKDGSSVEITEPEPREARRLLLGLFTRLGPETVLLRFLRPIKCWDTVVREILENARLILLGLQGGEAAASAEAYDTGIHGVAELGIVVRDDLQGRGLGTTMTALVALCLLENGYKALEAYFDPGNIPMRRIMVDKLGGRVIGYGRDMVFTRLDLEPNRERILSVLWQRYRPARGSLG
- a CDS encoding DUF4129 domain-containing protein, whose translation is MHPPRRLLAAALLALLAASLPVALHRALAGDAGNLARQLREILEQLRSSATSYGEAAKIYQGVAGCAQPPVSQAAAAAAEALLEANATGSPGPGLEQALRAYLDAVAESPGAVEHCSSSMVYRSLLLALSTPTSLGLIPPGNATGLPAEAASRLASSVVYAATGSRSLAAEAARLAREDPYAGLLLAGLAGTPDPGYWATVNAKAGARGLCLIYALASTDAVPSTAARSALAAAAGRGYARGPGAVLDLAAGALRRGDVFCYAALTSLLDAAYRGYVERILPLYRLPALPAGYTPPLALSNASRIGGVDGLRLLAASIREGITPSLARMDGEIVLSPAASAALVRAERLRAPAAPGSTGYCLVYQALVKSLLGPGAAETQQGWSMAASAAALCYAETGSLEPVELLLVLQPFAEIDPWILAEAARLHGASGPVRGYAERLASLLWSGRLSEAEALNPPSGREAELLHVLVSAGLEAVREGLNPLLVNASGMEAERLLRAAGVDSPRDALLASLDPARVVEDIVGDNATPPLVRLGLFARAAAARPTGGGYVIDYAVARTVSWLVVHMYPWLRGGEKPPAPGQPPEPGTMLYWALGYSTTLEPPAASTAAGEEPGKPRETGQGLQPAGAGGNATGQGLADRLEKLAEKVEESNATGQAKAVAELLRRISQGLRSGDYAEAAAASRALRDILASEPPAGLLAALAREGVSPGEAASTLAEAASIRIGNGYTVDLADAARLAEKLLDAYKDQSRAVLRSILESVSAANRKRASAASSRSRGSSGAGAATGGQPARVLEVHGLGDLVSLLYQALAGGNLSSQPAGGPPVALRLGGNTSRKEGREPGAQPLQPPRPPAPRLPRARLPGWPLALAAGMAAAALLVALLVLRGREIEAMVARARLVAAERRLAGRAPGPEGARGLVVEAFSRLLHLYEAVYGARRPSETHREYGGRLPEAERSRYNPAAAVYEKARFSSKPVTGEDVERLRRAVEEARRGLGGAGRRLASRLSRLLGGGR